ATGGCGACGCCGGCGTCCTCGTCGGCGACCTCCGCGTAGGCGACGGTGTCGTCGTTCTCGCTGATGGTAACGTTGTACACCGCCGCGGGCGCAAGCGCGTTGGCGACGAAGTCCTCGGCGGTGTCGGCGTCCTCGACGAGTTTGATGGGCTTGCCGATCCGCTCCTCGGCGCGCTCGACGTTCTGTCCGCCCGGCCCGATCGCCTGGCCCATGTCGCCGGTCGCGACCAGCACGATCACGCGTTCGTACTCCTCGTCGACGACGCAGTCCCGCGCCGCGGCGCCGGTCACGTCCTCGAAGGCGACGAGATACTGTCTGGCCTCGTCCGAGAGGGTGACCGTCATGGTTCGGCGCTCGGGGAGGGGCTCATGTCAGTCGGAGCTCGACTCGAGGTCGGGCGTGAACGACCCCATCCGGAGGTCGACGTCGCCGGTGCCGAGCTTGATCGGCTTCCCGACGATGACGTTCTCGG
This is a stretch of genomic DNA from Natronoarchaeum mannanilyticum. It encodes these proteins:
- a CDS encoding NusA-like transcription termination signal-binding factor, which translates into the protein MTVTLSDEARQYLVAFEDVTGAAARDCVVDEEYERVIVLVATGDMGQAIGPGGQNVERAEERIGKPIKLVEDADTAEDFVANALAPAAVYNVTISENDDTVAYAEVADEDAGVAIGSDGKNIDAARALAERHFDVADVQLT